A single region of the Vicia villosa cultivar HV-30 ecotype Madison, WI linkage group LG4, Vvil1.0, whole genome shotgun sequence genome encodes:
- the LOC131594995 gene encoding pentatricopeptide repeat-containing protein At5g43790-like, whose protein sequence is MKPKNHIFNHPTLKTLQQKCNNLNNLKQTHAQIITTGLSLQTYCLSHLINISSKFNLSYAFTIFNHIPNPSIFLYNTLISSLINQNKNSENKINLAFSLYSKILTHKNLQPNSFTFPSLFKACCSNPSWFQYGLLLHAHVLKFLKPPFDLFVQGSLLNFYAKYGKLFVSRYLFDQIDQPDLATWNIILSAYANSVNSFDDAEFSLEALCLFHDMQVAKVRANEVTIVALVSACSSLGALSHGFWVHCFVLRNKVMVNRFVGTALVNMYSKCGCLNLACQVFDRMSDRDRDTFCYNAMIGGFAIHGYGNQAVELYRKMKLKGLVPDDATFVVTMFACSHVGLVEEGLEIFKSMKEVHGVEPKLEHYGCLIDLLGRAGRLKEAEDWLQDMPMKPNAVIWRSLLGAARLHGNLDVGELALRKLIELEPETSGNYVLLSNMYASVARWNDVKRVRMLMKLHGVNKLPGFSLVEINGAMHEFLTGDKTHPFSKEIYLKIVEINRRLQEYGHNARTSDVLFDVEEEDKEGVLSYHSERLAIAFALIASPSSLPIRIIKNLRVCGDCHAFTKLISAVYGKDIVVRDRNRFHHFKDGSCSCLDYW, encoded by the coding sequence ATGAAACCCAAAAACCACATATTCAACCACCCAACACTCAAAACACTACAACAAAAATGCAACAATCTCAACAACCTTAAACAAACCCATGCCCAAATCATAACCACTGGTCTTTCACTTCAAACATATTGCCTCAGTCACCTCATCAACATTTCCTCTAAATTCAATTTATCCTATGCTTTCACCATCTTCAATCACATCCCAAACCCATCAATTTTCCTCTACAACACACTCATTTCATCAttgattaatcaaaataaaaatagtgaaaataaaattaatctaGCATTTTCACTTTATAGTAAAATTCTCACTCACAAAAATCTTCAACCTAATAGTTTCACTTTTCCTTCACTTTTCAAGGCTTGTTGTTCTAACCCATCATGGTTTCAATATGGTTTATTACTTCATGCTCATGTTTTGAAGTTTCTGAAACCACCTTTTGATCTTTTTGTTCAAGGCTCTTTGCTCAATTTCTATGCTAAATATGGGAAATTGTTTGTTTCTAGATATCTTTTTGATCAAATTGATCAACCTGATTTGGCTACTTGGAATATTATTTTGAGTGCTTATGCAAATAGTGTGAATAGTTTTGATGATGCTGAATTTTCCTTGGAAGCTTTGTGTTTGTTTCATGATATGCAAGTGGCTAAAGTAAGAGCTAATGAAGTTACAATTGTTGCATTGGTTAGTGCTTGTTCTAGTTTAGGTGCTCTTAGTCATGGTTTTTGGGTTCATTGTTTTGTGCTGAGGAATAAGGTTATGGTGAATAGATTTGTTGGAACTGCTTTGGTTAATATGTATTCGAAATGCGGGTGTTTGAATCTTGCATGTCAGGTGTTTGATAGAATGTCTGATAGAGATAGGGATacgttttgttataatgcaatgaTTGGGGGTTTTGCTATTCATGGTTATGGGAATCAAGCGGTTGAGCTTTATAGAAAGATGAAATTAAAGGGTTTAGTTCCTGATGATGCGACGTTTGTGGTTACAATGTTTGCTTGCTCTCATGTTGGATTAGTGGAAGAAGGGTTGGAGATTTTCAAGTCCATGAAGGAGGTTCATGGGGTGGAACCGAAACTTGAACACTACGGTTGCCTGATTGATCTTCTAGGTCGAGCTGGGCGGTTAAAGGAAGCAGAGGATTGGTTACAAGATATGCCGATGAAACCAAACGCGGTAATTTGGAGGTCTTTACTTGGTGCAGCAAGACTTCATGGAAATTTAGATGTGGGAGAACTTGCTCTCAGAAAGTTAATAGAGTTGGAACCAGAAACTAGCGGAAACTATGTTCTTTTGTCGAATATGTACGCTAGTGTTGCAAGGTGGAACGATGTGAAGAGGGTGAGAATGTTGATGAAACTTCATGGTGTTAACAAATTGCCAGGTTTTAGCCTAGTCGAGATAAATGGTGCCATGCATGAGTTTCTTACAGGTGACAAAACTCATCCGTTTTCAAAAGAAATATATTTGAAGATCGTGGAGATTAATAGAAGACTACAAGAATATGGTCACAATGCGAGAACATCAGATGTTTTGTTTGATGTAGAAGAGGAAGATAAGGAAGGTGTACTTTCTTACCATAGTGAAAGACTAGCCATAGCGTTTGCTCTTATAGCGTCTCCTTCGAGTTTACCTATAAGAATTATTAAGAACCTTCGAGTTTGTGGCGATTGTCATGCGTTTACCAAGCTAATATCGGCGGTGTATGGAAAAGATATTGTAGTTAGAGATCGAAATCGGTTTCATCATTTTAAAGATGGGAGTTGTTCTTGTCTGGATTACTGGTGA